CTGATCTCAACCGGTGAATTCCCACAGCAATCGACGCAAGACTGAAGTAGGATTCTCGTCGTACATGGCGTCCGGCTCAGCCGCCATGAGCGGCAGCAAGTGACGGTGTCCGCTTCTCATAGCGCGCAGTTAAGGACTGTATGAATATGCGGTTTTCGCGTAACAGTCGAGATCTCGCTTGCCGCAACCGGCTTTTCCAAACCCCAATCAATCGCGTCGGACGCGACACAGACTATGAAACAAATGGAGAGCAGAGAATGACTATGCGAGAACCAAAAGAACGCGACATTTGCAAATGGTTCTTACAATTAAAAAGGTCGATAAAATAATTTATGTTAAATTAAACCGCGTCGCTGAATGGAGTTGTCACATGATTAAATGCTCGCTGTTTTCAAAGACCCTTGGCCATCTGGATCGCGCCTTTAGCGAAAGTGACACACAGGTCATTGTTATCACCGATACGGCCAAGCTGAAAGCCGTGATGGAGGCGAACAGCCGTTACTACCTGAATGAAGCAAGGGTCGAAATGCACGCCCGGTATCTTGATAAGGGCATGTTTGAAATGCCGCTTGTGGCGCCGACTGTGGACTCACTGAAATGGGTCGAGGGCTTTCATCAGATCAACGCCGCTGTGAACGGCCAGCTCTCTATTCTGCCGGTCACTACCTCTGCTTCGCATGCGGAACGGGTAAAGGCGCTCGTGGGAGCAAGCGCGCCCGACTCCGCGTACGAAATCTTTGATTTTTCCGAGTGTCATGGTGTAAAAGTGGCTTAGGTCTCGCACTTGGGATTTTTAGGTTTACGACCTTTCTCCGCGTTGCCTGAATGCACTTGCGAAATATAAGGGAAACCTAAAATTCCTCAGTCTTCTCCAGACAGGAATGCAGCCTGCCCCTTGTGGTGGGCTTTTTCTTTTCCGCACTCCACCTGCGGCGCGACTGCCGAGCGCTTGAACGGTTGCTCAACTACCCGCTGCACCAGGTCATCCCGCATCTCCGAAATGTCCAGAACGTGCTGCGCGCGCGTGATCGCAACGTACAGCAATCGAAGTTCGTCGTCGTCCGGAACCGGACTTCCGTCTGCGCCGCGAAAGCGAAAATCGTTTGCTACCCTGACCCGCTTCCACTCCAGCCCCTTGGCTCGATGGACCGTCGAAATGACATAGTCGGCCTGCGCCTCGGGCGCGCCCTGTTGCGCAAGTGCACGCAGGTACCCGGTGCCGAGCTCGTCAACGATTTGTACGATCGGCGACAAGTCCTGTCCGAATGGCGTGCGCGCAAACGCCTGCGCGTCCGCCCAGTTCTCGAACAGGGAAAACGCGGCGGGTTTGAATGCGCGCTGCCCAGCCAGCAACAGGTCGGCACCGTCTGCAAAGGCGGTGACCTCTGCCGCGCTCATCCGGATCGCCGGCCGGTGGCCCGCTTCAAGTCCGGCCGCCAATTGCCAGATCGCCGTCACGTTCTTGCGACACAGCACCGCGTCGACCGGCGGTGCGAGCGAAGAATCCTCGACCAGCATTGTGCCGATGGCGTCCTGTCCCCGCAGCGGCACTGTCTCGCCCAGGCGGGCGAGCAGGCGGCTCGCCAGCGCTGCAACGGTCGCGCCAAACCGGAACGATTCCGTGAGCGCACATTCGGGGGCCGCGATCTGCGACATCGCATTGACGGCGCCCCGCCACTCATAGATCTGCTGGTACGGATCGCCCACGTAAATGACCTGTGCGTGGCGTTGCTGGGCAAGCACCGACAGCATGACGGCATCGCTGTCCTGTGCCTCGTCGAACAGGATGTAGTCGGCGTCGATGCGCGGCCCGGACATCGCCCACAGCTTGAGCACGACATCGGGCGACACGGCGCTGCGCGACTGTGGCGCCGCACTCTCCTCCCAAATCCGCCGGAGCGCAGGCAGCAACCACGCCCGCAGCTCGGCGGCGAAGACCTCATCGAGCTTTTCGTCAACCACCACATGGTGCACCTGCGGCTCGGCGTCGGCCGAACGGCAGAAGCGACCGAGCGCGTCGGCAATCAGGCGGCCCGTCTCGAACGGCAGGAGTTCGACGCGCCGCCCGGTCACCGTACGCGCCTCGACCGGTCCAATGCCGAAACGCGCGGCCAGCATATGGGGCGGCTCGGGTTCCAGATTACCGCGGTTTCTGAGCGACGCGCTGACGGCTGCCCACGCATGAGCATGCATCGTTCTCGATGCTACGTGCGGCGGAAACCGGCGCGCTGCGGCGTCCGCGATGGCACGGTTGAATGCGAGGTAGAGACCACGCCGCCCTTCGAGCCCCTGAGCGATCAGCCCGAGGGTCGAAGTCTTGCCGGCACCCGCATACGCCTTGATCTTGAGGTCGCCGCCGCGGCGGGCAGCGTCTAGCGCGATCACCTGCTCCGCCGTCGGCGCGAATGCTCCGGTCATGCGGATCCGATCACCATGCGCGGTCTCGCCAGCAGGGCGTCCCGCTCCGCGGCGCGCGTCGCGCCCTCGCCGTCGACGCCGTCACGCGCGTTCATCTGCGCCCACGCGACCTGCTGCTCCGTCGTCATGACAGAGAGGGCGTTACGGATGATCTGGTGAGCCGCTCGTAGTTCATAGATGAGCAAGCCCTTCTCGGCCTGCAGCGTGGCAATTTCGAGTTCCGTTGGGTCGATCGACATTGCGGTTCCTTCTGGGCAAAGACGAATGCGCAATTCTCGCACGGGGCCCGTAGACCGTAATAATGTAACACCGTCGCGACGATAATTGAGTCACCACGAACGTAGCAATCCACACGCCCCCAGCCGTATCGCGCCGACGAGCGGCCGCGGCAAACACCGCCACCGGTTGCGAACTTCCGGTCTCGACCCTGAGCAGCCGTCCGACTCCAGCGAACGAACGTCCGCTTTGCGCGTTATCGCAGCAAATCGCTAGTCCAACTGGTGGATATCAAACATGCAGATGATCGTGATGATCCGCCGCATCGCCATGCGAATGCAGTTCACGCTCCACCCTGGCCGGAATTGCATGCAAGTTTGCGTAACGGACACCTCGTTGACTGGTGATCCCGTCAGCGAACGCCATCACGTCTTCAGTGCGCCCGCGCAAGACTGAAGACTCAAGCAGACTGTCATGATCCAGGTGAACACGCATGCTCGCAACCGATAGGTCGTGGCGCTCGTGATGCGCCCGGGTGATCCGCCGCGCAAGCTCGCGTGTCGCATGGTCGTACACATAGGTCAGCGTCGCGACGCAGTGCGCGCCAACCTCCGCGGGCCGGTCGCGAACGCGGTGTTCCCGGACGAGATCGCGGATAGCTTCCGAGCGGTTGGTATATCCGCGTTCCGTCATCAGTTCGTCCAGCGTTTCCAGCAAATCGTCGTCAATGGTGATGGTGATGCGTTGCATGTTGCCTCCGGCTTCGATGCGACATGATAAGACACCGAAATGAGTATGATTATTTTTGAAAAAGGTATTATCTGGCTCCGTCAGCCAACAAAAAGCTCTCGCGCGGCGAGAGGGATTGGGATCGGAGATGAAAAAAATAATCGGTGCGTTGTTCGGCGACGAGCAGGGGCAGATGAAGCAGAAGATCGGCAGCCTGTACGCGTTACTTATCGCGTTCAACGTGGGCGCCTGGATATGGGCGTGGGCCGCCTTTCACGACTATCCGGTGTTGCTCGGCACAAGCCTGCTGGCCTGGTCGTTCGGTTTGCGGCATGCAGTTGACGCCGATCACATCGCCGCGATCGACAACGTGACGCGCAAGCTCATGCAGGACGGACGTCGGCCGATCACCGTCGGTCTCATGTTCTCGCTGGGGCATTCGACCATCGTGGTGCTCGCGTCCATCGGCATCGCGGCGACGGCACTGGCGATGAAAAGCCACATGGACGGCTTCAAGGAAATTGGCGGCCTGATCGGCACGCTGGTCTCGACGTTTTTTCTCTTCGCCATCGCCGTGATGAACCTGTTCATCCTGAAGGCGGTGATCGCGGTATTCCGTCGCGTCAAGCGCGGCGAGCCTTATGCCGATGAAGACCTCGACGTGCTGCTTGCGGGCCGCGGTCTGCTTTCGCGCCTGTTGCGGCCGCTTTTCTCGCTTATCACCCGTAGCTGGCACATGTATTTCCTCGGCTTCCTGTTTGGGCTCGGCTTCGACACCGCTACGGAAGTCGGCTTGCTCGGCATTTCGGCGGCGGGCGCCGCGCAGGGCATGCCGATCTGGTCGATTCTTGTGTTTCCGGCGCTATTCACCGCTGGCATGACGCTGATCGACACCACCGACAGCATCCTCATGCTGGGCGCCTATGGGTGGGCGTTCGTCAAGCCGGTGCGCAAGCTCTACTACAACATCACCATTACGACGATCTCGGTGCTTATCGCGCTGGCTATCGGCAGCGTCGAGGGGCTCGGCCTGCTCGCGGACAAGCTCCATCTGGAAGGGGCGTTCTGGGACGGCATCGGGGAACTGAACGACAACTTCGGTGTGGTCGGTTTTGCAGTGATCGGCATCTTCATCGGAAGCTGGATTGTCTCGGCGCTGATCTACCGCTTCAAGCGCTACGACGATCTCGAAGTCAGAACCACCACGATCTGACCCGTTCCGCTGCGGCGGACACCCTTAAAAGCGTACCGGAAGTTTCTCCGCCTCACTGGCGGAGGGCTTCGTCACGCCTCGATAAAAACACCAACGACCAAGAGAATCGTCATGCCGTGCAACTCCTTGCCTTGCGCGCCGCTGTCCGGCAGGCGCGCCATCGTGCTCGCCTGCGCCACCGTGTTCTGCACATTTGACCTTATGCCACGGGCGCGCGCAGGCGGTATTCAGGAGCCGCCTCCCGACGCTGGCCAGACCCTGCCGGCGGTCACAGTCACAGGATCGGGCTCTGCCGCCGCAGCAGAGGCGGTAGGCGACTCGGCGAGCGAGGGCTACATTCCTCGCGCACAAATCCAGGCGCGCCCGTTGTTGCGGCCGGGCGAACTTCTCGAAGCGGTGCCGGGCCTCATCGTTACGCAGCACAGCGGCGATGGTAAAGCGAACCAGTACTTTCTTCGTGGCTTCAATCTCGATCACGGTACCGATCTCGCAACGACCTTCAACGGCATGCCTGCGAACATGCGCTCCAACGCACACGGACAGGGCTATACCGATCTGAACTTCGTCATGCCTGAACTCGTGGACAGCATTGCGTATCGTAAAGGTCCGTATTTCGCGAGCGAAGGCGACTTTGCTACGGCCGGTGCCGTCGATATCGAATACGTGGATAGCCTCCCGCAGGGAATCGCCAGCGTCGAGCTAGGCAGCCACGCTTATCGGCGCGGCGTACTCGCCGATTCGTTCCAGCTTGGGCCGGGCACGCTGCTTTATGGTTTTGAATGGCAAACCGAGAACGGGCCGTGGGATACGCCTGAGAACATGCACAAGCTGAACGGTGTCGTCCGATACACGGTGCCGCTCGGCGCGGGCGAGAAACTCGGCGTGACGGCGATGGCATACCGCAATGCCTGGAACAGCACGGATCAGGTGCCGGAGCGCGCGATCGACAGCGGGCTGATCGACCGCTATGGCGCGCTGGACCCGACCGATGGCGGTTACTCTTCGCGCTACAGCCTCTCGGTCGACTGGTACAAACCGCTCGCGGACGGCGCGCTGAAGGCGAACGTCTACGTCATCAAGAGCCGTCTGCAACTGTTTTCCGACTTCACGTTCTTCTTGACCGACCCGGTTCACGGCGACCAGTTCGAGCAGTATGAAAACCGTGTAACAACCGGTGCCAATGTAGAACGGAAATGGTTTTCCTCGCTGCTCGGCCGCGACAGCGAGACCGCCGTGGGCTTCCAGTCGCGCTACGATCGACTCGATCCCATTACGCTGGCAAACACGGAGGCCCGAACCGTCGTCGACGACGTGAGTATCGACACGGCCAATGAAACAAGCGCCGCGCTGTATGTGCAGAATTCCACCCAATGGCTGCCCTGGCTGCGCACGATCGCCGGACTGCGCGCCGACCAGTTCTGGTACAACGTGACGAGCGAACTGACGCCAGCGAATTCGGGATCGGGCAGCCAGCATATATTGAGTCCGAAATTCAGCATCGTCCTGTCGCCGACGTCCGCAACCGATATCTTCCTGAATTACGGACGCGGTTATCACAGCAACGACGTGCGTGGAGCGACGGCGACGATCGATCCGGTCACGGGCGCGCCGCTGTCCAGGGTCAATGTTCTCGTGCCCGGCACCGGTTACGAACTCGGCATCAAGTCGGCGACGCTGATCCCCGGCCTGCAGCTTTCAGCGTCGCTCTGGCAACTGGATCTTGCGTCCGAGCTGGTCTACGACGGCGACACCGGGACGACCGAGCCGAGCCGGCCAAGCCGCCGCCGAGGCATCGAACTGGCGGCGTATTACAAGCCGAACCCTTACATTACCTTCGATATCGACGGCGCCTGGTCGCATGCGCGCTTTCGCGACTATGACCCCGTGGGTGATTACATACCGGAAGCTATCGAAACGACGGCATCGGCGGGGTTGTCGGTCGAGCATGAAAAGTGGTCGTTCGGCGCGCGGCTGCGCTATTTTGGACCGCGCCCGCTGATCGAAGATAACTCGCAACGTTCGGCGTCGTCGTTTCTCGTGAATCTGAAACTGGGATATCGCGTCGCAAAGAACACGCATGTCTTCGCGGAAGTGCTCAACGTGCTCAACAGCAGGGCCAACGACATTGACTACTACTACGCGACCTTGCTGAAAGGCGAAGTGTCGCCTGTGGACGCGAATGGTCAGCCTGAAGGGATCAACGATCATGTGATTCATCCGGCTGAACCACGAGAACTGCGGGTCGGGCTCATCTACAACTTTTAAGGTGGTTGTGCCGACTTAGGCGAAGGGCAGCGGCCCTTCGAAGCGACCTACGTAGCAGAGGTGAGAAACCGCCGGCTGACCTCGCCCCGTCCAGC
The sequence above is a segment of the Paraburkholderia acidisoli genome. Coding sequences within it:
- a CDS encoding UvrD-helicase domain-containing protein, which gives rise to MTGAFAPTAEQVIALDAARRGGDLKIKAYAGAGKTSTLGLIAQGLEGRRGLYLAFNRAIADAAARRFPPHVASRTMHAHAWAAVSASLRNRGNLEPEPPHMLAARFGIGPVEARTVTGRRVELLPFETGRLIADALGRFCRSADAEPQVHHVVVDEKLDEVFAAELRAWLLPALRRIWEESAAPQSRSAVSPDVVLKLWAMSGPRIDADYILFDEAQDSDAVMLSVLAQQRHAQVIYVGDPYQQIYEWRGAVNAMSQIAAPECALTESFRFGATVAALASRLLARLGETVPLRGQDAIGTMLVEDSSLAPPVDAVLCRKNVTAIWQLAAGLEAGHRPAIRMSAAEVTAFADGADLLLAGQRAFKPAAFSLFENWADAQAFARTPFGQDLSPIVQIVDELGTGYLRALAQQGAPEAQADYVISTVHRAKGLEWKRVRVANDFRFRGADGSPVPDDDELRLLYVAITRAQHVLDISEMRDDLVQRVVEQPFKRSAVAPQVECGKEKAHHKGQAAFLSGED
- the nikR gene encoding nickel-responsive transcriptional regulator NikR, with the protein product MQRITITIDDDLLETLDELMTERGYTNRSEAIRDLVREHRVRDRPAEVGAHCVATLTYVYDHATRELARRITRAHHERHDLSVASMRVHLDHDSLLESSVLRGRTEDVMAFADGITSQRGVRYANLHAIPARVERELHSHGDAADHHDHLHV
- a CDS encoding HoxN/HupN/NixA family nickel/cobalt transporter, which gives rise to MKKIIGALFGDEQGQMKQKIGSLYALLIAFNVGAWIWAWAAFHDYPVLLGTSLLAWSFGLRHAVDADHIAAIDNVTRKLMQDGRRPITVGLMFSLGHSTIVVLASIGIAATALAMKSHMDGFKEIGGLIGTLVSTFFLFAIAVMNLFILKAVIAVFRRVKRGEPYADEDLDVLLAGRGLLSRLLRPLFSLITRSWHMYFLGFLFGLGFDTATEVGLLGISAAGAAQGMPIWSILVFPALFTAGMTLIDTTDSILMLGAYGWAFVKPVRKLYYNITITTISVLIALAIGSVEGLGLLADKLHLEGAFWDGIGELNDNFGVVGFAVIGIFIGSWIVSALIYRFKRYDDLEVRTTTI
- a CDS encoding TonB-dependent receptor; amino-acid sequence: MPRARAGGIQEPPPDAGQTLPAVTVTGSGSAAAAEAVGDSASEGYIPRAQIQARPLLRPGELLEAVPGLIVTQHSGDGKANQYFLRGFNLDHGTDLATTFNGMPANMRSNAHGQGYTDLNFVMPELVDSIAYRKGPYFASEGDFATAGAVDIEYVDSLPQGIASVELGSHAYRRGVLADSFQLGPGTLLYGFEWQTENGPWDTPENMHKLNGVVRYTVPLGAGEKLGVTAMAYRNAWNSTDQVPERAIDSGLIDRYGALDPTDGGYSSRYSLSVDWYKPLADGALKANVYVIKSRLQLFSDFTFFLTDPVHGDQFEQYENRVTTGANVERKWFSSLLGRDSETAVGFQSRYDRLDPITLANTEARTVVDDVSIDTANETSAALYVQNSTQWLPWLRTIAGLRADQFWYNVTSELTPANSGSGSQHILSPKFSIVLSPTSATDIFLNYGRGYHSNDVRGATATIDPVTGAPLSRVNVLVPGTGYELGIKSATLIPGLQLSASLWQLDLASELVYDGDTGTTEPSRPSRRRGIELAAYYKPNPYITFDIDGAWSHARFRDYDPVGDYIPEAIETTASAGLSVEHEKWSFGARLRYFGPRPLIEDNSQRSASSFLVNLKLGYRVAKNTHVFAEVLNVLNSRANDIDYYYATLLKGEVSPVDANGQPEGINDHVIHPAEPRELRVGLIYNF